The following are encoded in a window of Neomicrococcus lactis genomic DNA:
- a CDS encoding cell division protein FtsQ/DivIB, translating to MSKISDKTPNFKLGEGAENETNVIGLPVLETLRRKRRTVMWVGGVIAAVVVVMLVLWFSPLLAVKNINVHGTKLSNAETLTSKLDSFKGTPLPQVSSERVLKLLQEDPTVQDVVVQAQTPATLDVQVIEYVPVAIRRDENGENLVAADGHVLVPATKEHAQSLPLIELPAGNQDQAVFSAVTTVLGELRADVRSQLTSATASTIDSVQLKLSDGRTIVWGSAADGAKKAAVLEALLTVDPKESGQTIDVSSPDHPVTK from the coding sequence ATGTCTAAGATCAGCGACAAGACGCCAAACTTCAAGCTCGGTGAAGGCGCCGAGAATGAAACCAACGTCATTGGCCTGCCCGTACTAGAGACGCTGCGCCGTAAGCGACGCACTGTGATGTGGGTCGGCGGGGTGATCGCGGCGGTCGTCGTCGTGATGCTCGTGCTCTGGTTCTCTCCATTGCTTGCAGTCAAGAACATCAATGTGCATGGCACCAAACTCTCGAACGCGGAGACGTTGACGTCCAAGCTCGATTCCTTCAAGGGGACGCCGCTTCCTCAAGTGAGCTCGGAGCGAGTGCTCAAGTTGCTCCAGGAGGATCCGACTGTTCAGGACGTCGTGGTGCAAGCTCAGACTCCTGCGACGCTTGATGTGCAAGTGATCGAGTACGTTCCTGTTGCTATTCGGCGTGATGAGAACGGCGAAAACCTCGTTGCTGCTGATGGGCATGTGCTGGTCCCAGCGACTAAAGAACATGCACAGTCTCTTCCGCTGATCGAGCTTCCTGCGGGGAATCAAGATCAAGCGGTCTTCTCCGCAGTGACCACCGTACTGGGTGAATTGAGGGCCGATGTTCGAAGCCAGCTCACGTCGGCGACGGCATCCACGATTGATTCGGTACAGTTGAAGCTCAGCGATGGAAGAACCATCGTGTGGGGATCTGCGGCCGATGGTGCCAAGAAAGCGGCGGTGCTTGAGGCACTGCTAACCGTAGATCCGAAGGAATCTGGACAGACAATTGATGTGTCCAGCCCAGACCATCCGGTGACGAAATAG
- the ftsZ gene encoding cell division protein FtsZ codes for MAAPQNYLAVIKVVGIGGGGVNAVNRMIEVGLRGVEFIAINTDAQALLMSDADVKLDVGRELTRGLGAGANPDVGRQAAEDHAEEIEEVLRGADMVFVTAGEGGGTGTGGAPVVARIARSLGALTIGVVTRPFTFEGRRRANSAESGIDALRDEVDTLIVIPNDRLLSISDRNVSVLDAFRSADQVLLSGVQGITDLITTPGLINLDFADVKSVMQGAGSALMGIGSARGEDRAVKAAELAIASPLLEASIDGAYGVLLSIQGGSDLGLFEINEAARLVQEVAHPEANIIFGAVIDDALGDEARVTVIAAGFDQVDATSSNPNAQQRQMAQSAPQNNQQAPVQQNAPQQNVGQQNAPQHYNASQNNAPQQSAPQQNRQAPSPQQAPSVPGTMPLKPGESGGWGSVPTRPSQPATAGAQANNQQGSQNHGSQQNNNQQQFEELPAVVEPDLNSRSGDDLDVPDFLK; via the coding sequence GTGGCAGCTCCTCAAAATTACTTGGCCGTTATTAAGGTCGTCGGCATTGGCGGCGGTGGCGTTAACGCTGTGAACCGAATGATTGAGGTCGGTTTGCGTGGCGTCGAATTCATCGCAATCAACACCGACGCTCAGGCCCTCTTGATGAGTGACGCTGACGTCAAGCTTGACGTGGGACGCGAACTCACGCGCGGCTTGGGCGCGGGCGCAAACCCAGATGTGGGACGACAGGCAGCTGAAGATCACGCAGAAGAGATCGAAGAAGTCCTGCGTGGCGCCGACATGGTCTTCGTGACCGCCGGCGAAGGTGGCGGCACCGGTACCGGTGGCGCGCCCGTCGTTGCTCGCATCGCCCGTTCCCTCGGTGCATTGACGATTGGTGTTGTTACCCGTCCATTCACGTTCGAAGGTCGCCGTCGTGCGAACTCGGCAGAGTCCGGCATCGACGCCTTACGCGACGAAGTCGACACCTTGATCGTGATCCCGAATGACCGTTTGCTCTCCATCAGCGATCGCAACGTTTCCGTCTTGGACGCGTTCCGCTCCGCTGACCAGGTGCTGTTGTCCGGTGTTCAGGGCATCACCGACCTCATCACCACCCCAGGCTTGATCAACCTCGACTTCGCAGACGTCAAGTCCGTGATGCAGGGTGCAGGTTCCGCATTGATGGGTATCGGCTCCGCTCGCGGTGAAGACCGCGCGGTCAAGGCAGCCGAGCTCGCTATCGCGTCTCCTTTGCTCGAAGCTTCCATCGACGGCGCGTATGGCGTGCTCTTGTCCATCCAGGGCGGCTCCGACCTCGGCCTCTTCGAGATCAACGAAGCTGCACGTTTGGTGCAGGAAGTTGCTCACCCAGAAGCAAACATCATCTTCGGTGCTGTCATCGACGATGCTTTGGGCGACGAAGCTCGAGTCACGGTTATTGCTGCAGGCTTCGATCAGGTGGACGCCACGAGCTCCAACCCGAACGCTCAGCAGCGCCAGATGGCACAATCTGCTCCGCAGAACAACCAGCAGGCACCTGTTCAGCAGAATGCACCACAGCAGAACGTTGGCCAGCAGAACGCTCCGCAGCACTACAACGCTTCGCAGAACAACGCGCCTCAGCAGAGCGCTCCACAGCAGAACCGTCAGGCACCCTCTCCACAGCAGGCACCTTCGGTTCCGGGCACCATGCCACTCAAGCCAGGCGAGAGCGGCGGCTGGGGATCCGTTCCAACCCGTCCTTCGCAGCCAGCTACGGCAGGCGCTCAGGCTAACAACCAGCAGGGTTCTCAGAACCACGGTTCGCAGCAGAACAACAACCAGCAGCAGTTCGAAGAATTGCCTGCAGTTGTTGAGCCGGACTTGAACTCCAGAAGCGGCGACGACCTCGACGTTCCTGACTTCCTGAAGTAA
- a CDS encoding polyphenol oxidase family protein: MKIYSSTLVPQAKVAFTSTVEGNLAGHVGDDPFKVAENRQALERQLGIEATPVAYMNQVHSAIVVDAVAPNVGEAPTADGLLSRDARQPLAVMVADCVPLVFVGRRGDDQDPVSAVAHAGRKGLLDGVIENTMAAMKDAGAQEIEAWIGPAICGKCYEVPEDMQQESEASRPGISSTTSWGTPALDLPKTAASIVREAGGTVHETGICTLENDTYFSYRRNAKTGRLAGVVWIAPEGQQ, encoded by the coding sequence ATGAAGATCTATTCCTCCACGTTGGTCCCACAAGCCAAAGTTGCCTTCACCTCCACAGTGGAAGGCAACTTGGCAGGCCACGTGGGGGATGATCCGTTTAAGGTGGCGGAGAATCGCCAAGCACTTGAACGTCAACTCGGTATTGAAGCGACTCCTGTCGCCTACATGAACCAAGTACACTCGGCCATCGTGGTGGACGCCGTCGCCCCTAATGTGGGTGAAGCCCCCACGGCTGACGGATTGCTGAGCCGTGACGCGCGCCAGCCCCTCGCTGTCATGGTGGCCGACTGCGTTCCGCTCGTCTTTGTAGGGCGGCGCGGTGATGACCAAGATCCAGTGAGCGCGGTAGCTCATGCCGGGCGCAAGGGTCTGCTCGATGGCGTCATTGAAAACACCATGGCTGCCATGAAAGACGCGGGTGCCCAGGAGATTGAAGCGTGGATTGGTCCTGCGATCTGTGGCAAGTGCTACGAAGTGCCCGAAGACATGCAGCAGGAATCCGAAGCCTCGCGTCCCGGAATTTCCAGCACCACCTCATGGGGAACGCCTGCTCTTGACCTCCCCAAGACTGCAGCGAGCATCGTTCGCGAAGCTGGTGGAACGGTTCACGAGACCGGGATCTGCACCCTCGAGAATGACACGTATTTTTCTTACCGTCGCAACGCAAAGACAGGCCGACTAGCCGGCGTTGTGTGGATAGCACCCGAAGGGCAACAGTGA
- a CDS encoding YggS family pyridoxal phosphate-dependent enzyme, translating into MTNALENRADELRERLHKVQQRITDATAKAGLAEEPTLVVVSKFFPASDVRILHELGMTEFGENKDQEAAAKAEELAEADLHWHFIGQLQSNKAKNVVKYATMVHSVDRASLVKALDKAMAREIEAAEEAGKPARADLDVLIQVDFGEEFSSEQKTAESRSGAQRGGVVPQEISDLARQISEAQHLRLRGLMTVAPLGAEPGKVFDRLREELTTLSETYPDATIMSAGMSHDLEAAVASGATHLRIGSDVLGSRPAVR; encoded by the coding sequence GTGACAAACGCTTTGGAGAATCGCGCCGACGAACTACGCGAGCGGCTCCACAAAGTTCAACAGCGCATTACCGATGCAACCGCCAAAGCTGGACTCGCCGAAGAGCCCACGTTGGTAGTTGTCTCGAAATTCTTCCCCGCGAGCGATGTCCGCATTCTTCACGAACTTGGCATGACCGAGTTCGGCGAAAACAAGGACCAGGAAGCGGCTGCGAAAGCTGAAGAGCTCGCGGAAGCTGATCTGCACTGGCACTTCATTGGCCAGTTGCAATCGAATAAAGCGAAGAACGTGGTCAAGTACGCCACCATGGTTCACTCGGTGGACCGCGCGTCACTCGTGAAAGCTCTTGATAAGGCAATGGCCCGAGAGATCGAAGCCGCCGAGGAAGCTGGAAAGCCAGCCAGAGCGGACCTCGACGTCCTGATCCAAGTGGACTTCGGCGAGGAATTTTCGAGCGAGCAAAAGACTGCGGAAAGCCGCAGCGGCGCGCAACGCGGCGGCGTCGTACCTCAAGAAATTTCAGACCTAGCACGCCAGATTTCTGAAGCCCAACACTTGCGATTGCGGGGCCTCATGACGGTAGCTCCGCTGGGTGCGGAGCCCGGCAAAGTCTTCGACCGTCTGCGCGAGGAACTGACCACGCTGTCCGAAACCTACCCGGACGCAACCATCATGTCTGCGGGCATGAGTCACGATCTTGAGGCCGCCGTAGCGTCAGGTGCGACACACCTGCGAATTGGCTCGGATGTCCTCGGGTCGCGCCCTGCTGTGCGGTAG
- a CDS encoding cell division protein SepF: MSGALRKTMIYLGLADSDEQEYSDKIEHETRHSAPEEREIVREEARADVRPVRREDEVVRQLREEPAPRPATVGRVEEYRAPVTPIKRASSTREEEFSVRQITTVHPRSYNDAKLIGEAFRDGIPVIMNVTDMGESDAKRLVDFSAGLVFAMRGTIDRITNKVFLLSPATVEVIGEDKKAAEGQTTFFNQS; the protein is encoded by the coding sequence ATGTCCGGCGCCTTGCGGAAGACCATGATTTACTTGGGCCTCGCTGATAGCGACGAGCAGGAATACAGCGACAAGATCGAGCACGAAACGCGCCACTCGGCACCCGAAGAGCGCGAGATTGTTCGTGAAGAAGCTCGTGCCGACGTGCGCCCAGTGCGCCGCGAAGACGAAGTCGTCCGTCAGCTCCGCGAGGAACCAGCTCCGCGCCCTGCAACCGTAGGACGTGTTGAGGAGTACCGCGCACCTGTCACCCCTATCAAGCGCGCTAGCTCAACTCGTGAAGAGGAATTCTCCGTGCGTCAAATCACCACCGTGCACCCACGTTCTTACAACGACGCAAAGCTCATCGGCGAAGCATTCCGCGATGGCATCCCTGTGATCATGAACGTCACGGATATGGGCGAGTCTGACGCTAAGCGTCTCGTAGATTTCTCCGCAGGCCTGGTCTTCGCGATGCGCGGTACCATTGACCGCATCACCAACAAGGTGTTCTTGCTTTCTCCAGCGACCGTTGAGGTCATTGGGGAAGACAAGAAGGCAGCCGAAGGTCAGACGACCTTTTTCAACCAAAGCTAG
- a CDS encoding YggT family protein produces MGLLFGLLYAALTVIQALLIIRIVLDITQSFARSWKPKGIALMTAMAVYTVTDPPMKWIRSKVPSLDLGGMRFDLAFILLFFAVIILKFIVLQLGMAAS; encoded by the coding sequence GTGGGTCTTCTATTTGGGTTGCTGTACGCAGCGCTGACCGTCATCCAGGCGCTGCTCATCATTCGCATTGTGCTGGATATCACGCAGTCCTTCGCGCGCTCATGGAAGCCGAAGGGGATCGCCCTCATGACGGCCATGGCCGTTTACACCGTGACGGATCCGCCGATGAAGTGGATCCGTTCTAAGGTTCCTTCGCTGGATTTGGGCGGCATGCGTTTCGACTTGGCCTTCATCTTGTTGTTCTTCGCAGTCATTATTTTGAAGTTCATTGTGTTGCAATTGGGAATGGCCGCCTCCTAA